In Thermoanaerobacter uzonensis DSM 18761, the sequence ATAATTTACGCTTTTTAAGAATTTAATTGTGCCATTTGCAATCCCTTGTGCAAAAGCATCCGGCTTTTGTAAAAGCAAATCTAAATTTTGTGGATTTGACATAAAAGCTGTTTCAACTAGTATCGCAGGCATTACAGTATGCTTCAGTACATAAAAACTTTCATATTTTACTCCTCTATTTGTCGTTTTTAACATTTCTACTATTTCATTTTGTACATATTGGGCTAAATTTCGTCCTGCTAAACTTCTGGGATACGCGTAAGTTTCCGTACCATTTGCGGAAGGATCTGTAAAACTATTACAATGAATAGAAATAAAATAATCTGCTTTGCTCTTATTGGCAATATCACACCTTTGCTGTAAGTCTACTGTCTCATCTTTATCTCTTGTCATTATTACACTTATATTTTCCTTCAGTAAAATATCCCTTAGTTTTAAAGCTATATTTAGATTTATATCTTTTTCTTTATAATCACCCACCACAGCACCAGGATCCTTTCCTCCATGGCCAGGGTCAACAGCTATTAGCATATTAATCACCACCATCAAAATAATTTTTCCAACCTTTCTTTTATCATATAATATGCAGAAAAAAATAACAAGTTTATGAAAATTATCTTCTATCTCCCTCTAAATCAAAAATAACCTTTTCAATGTACCACTTTT encodes:
- a CDS encoding N-acetylmuramoyl-L-alanine amidase family protein, producing MLIAVDPGHGGKDPGAVVGDYKEKDINLNIALKLRDILLKENISVIMTRDKDETVDLQQRCDIANKSKADYFISIHCNSFTDPSANGTETYAYPRSLAGRNLAQYVQNEIVEMLKTTNRGVKYESFYVLKHTVMPAILVETAFMSNPQNLDLLLQKPDAFAQGIANGTIKFLKSVNYKQTDDIEKLQMKGIIDKHYDPKSYVSWGEFASVILKILGGR